One window from the genome of [Clostridium] celerecrescens 18A encodes:
- a CDS encoding TIGR04086 family membrane protein — protein MEKSKLQVTLRNLLITYILTGILLVVLALALYRFRLKEGQIRLGVNAVYIIACLFGGVLMGKSVRHRRFFWGLLLGLLYFLVLLAVSFFLNKGLNGSMNQLLTTMAICAVSGTAGGMLS, from the coding sequence ATGGAAAAATCAAAGCTTCAGGTCACACTAAGAAACCTTCTTATCACCTACATACTGACCGGAATCTTGCTGGTGGTCCTGGCCTTAGCACTCTATAGATTCCGGCTGAAGGAAGGGCAGATACGCCTGGGAGTCAATGCGGTTTATATCATCGCCTGTCTCTTTGGCGGAGTCTTAATGGGAAAGAGCGTACGGCATCGAAGATTCTTCTGGGGCCTTTTGTTGGGACTTCTATATTTCCTGGTGCTCCTGGCCGTATCCTTTTTCCTAAACAAAGGATTAAATGGCTCTATGAACCAGCTACTCACAACCATGGCCATCTGCGCAGTCAGCGGCACCGCGGGGGGGATGCTTAGTTGA
- the scfA gene encoding six-cysteine ranthipeptide SCIFF, whose translation MKHVKTLNSSTLKESMKKGGCGECQTSCQSACKTSCTVGNQSCENSNR comes from the coding sequence ATGAAGCATGTAAAGACCTTAAATTCCAGTACATTAAAAGAGTCTATGAAGAAAGGCGGCTGCGGCGAATGCCAGACTTCCTGCCAGTCAGCCTGCAAGACATCCTGTACAGTAGGAAACCAGAGCTGCGAGAACAGCAACCGTTAA